In one window of Limnohabitans sp. MORI2 DNA:
- the ndk gene encoding nucleoside-diphosphate kinase, translated as MTERTLSIIKPDAVAKNVIGQIYARFEAAGLKVVAARMAHLSRGEAEQFYAVHKARPFFKDLVDFMVSGPVMIQVLEGEGAILKNRDLMGATNPKEAAPGTIRADFADSIDANAVHGSDGPETAAAEISFFFAGMNVYGH; from the coding sequence ATGACCGAACGTACTCTCTCCATCATCAAGCCAGACGCAGTTGCCAAGAACGTCATCGGCCAAATCTACGCTCGCTTCGAAGCTGCTGGCTTGAAAGTTGTGGCTGCTCGCATGGCTCACCTGTCACGCGGCGAAGCCGAGCAGTTCTACGCTGTGCACAAAGCACGTCCTTTCTTCAAAGATTTGGTTGACTTCATGGTCTCTGGCCCTGTCATGATCCAAGTGCTCGAAGGCGAAGGCGCTATCTTGAAAAACCGTGACCTGATGGGCGCAACCAACCCCAAAGAAGCCGCTCCTGGCACCATCCGCGCTGACTTCGCTGACAGCATCGATGCCAACGCTGTGCACGGTTCTGATGGCCCAGAGACAGCAGCTGCTGAAATCAGCTTCTTCTTCGCTGGCATGAACGTTTACGGTCACTAA
- a CDS encoding pseudouridine synthase, with protein sequence MNTKSNGLGGKPNQTTHDEFLEDDDTTFDFDDVVSGEFDAELIRAESAPEKRVLLPQPESPKLHKVLAQSGLGSRIEMERLIAEGHVSVNNEVAHVGQRVQFGDQIKVNGRQLKVRIAPPPPRVIAYHKPAGEVVTTDDPQNRPTVFRRLPRLYQGKWQSVGRLDLNTEGLLLFTSSGELANQLMHPRFGLQREYAVRSLGKLSKDQKEQLITGIQLDDGPAQFGSIEEGGGEGSNCWYRVTISEGRNREVRRMFEAVGHAVSRLIRIRYGAMVLPRGLKRGAFVELGERDIRALMEAAGAEAPLQSGPSRHDRNERANSRRRGNSVGPRPSTPRAPEERSGPERLVRTERRRGGKPQERTQQPDPMQTSVGYIGADSYAIERQRKKDGQKAFKAGLVGGPRPSNGAPRRGGSAGGSFGGGRSGGGNRGQGGRGGR encoded by the coding sequence ATGAACACTAAATCCAACGGCCTGGGTGGCAAACCAAACCAAACGACGCACGACGAATTTTTAGAAGACGACGACACGACTTTTGATTTCGACGATGTGGTGTCTGGCGAGTTCGACGCCGAGCTCATTCGCGCCGAATCTGCCCCCGAAAAACGTGTGCTGTTGCCGCAACCCGAATCGCCCAAGTTGCACAAAGTCTTGGCCCAGTCGGGCTTGGGCTCACGCATTGAGATGGAGCGCCTGATTGCCGAAGGCCATGTGTCAGTCAACAACGAAGTGGCCCACGTCGGCCAACGCGTGCAGTTTGGTGACCAAATCAAGGTCAATGGCCGCCAGCTCAAGGTGCGCATTGCGCCGCCGCCACCGCGTGTGATCGCGTACCACAAGCCTGCGGGCGAAGTGGTCACCACCGACGATCCGCAAAACCGTCCCACCGTGTTCCGTCGTTTGCCACGCCTGTACCAAGGCAAATGGCAATCGGTGGGCCGTTTGGACTTGAACACCGAAGGCTTGTTGTTGTTCACCAGCTCTGGCGAACTGGCCAACCAACTCATGCACCCCCGCTTTGGCCTGCAACGCGAATACGCCGTTCGCTCGCTGGGCAAACTCAGCAAAGACCAAAAAGAACAACTCATCACCGGCATTCAACTCGACGATGGCCCAGCCCAATTTGGTTCGATCGAAGAGGGTGGTGGTGAAGGGTCTAACTGCTGGTACCGCGTCACGATCTCCGAAGGCCGTAACCGCGAAGTGCGCCGCATGTTCGAGGCTGTCGGTCACGCTGTGAGTCGTTTGATTCGTATCCGTTACGGCGCCATGGTGTTGCCGCGCGGCTTGAAGCGCGGTGCGTTTGTCGAGCTCGGCGAGCGCGACATCCGTGCCTTGATGGAAGCCGCCGGTGCTGAAGCGCCGTTGCAAAGCGGCCCTTCACGTCATGACCGTAATGAACGCGCCAACAGCCGCCGCCGCGGTAACAGCGTGGGCCCACGCCCATCGACCCCGCGTGCCCCCGAAGAGCGCAGCGGACCTGAGCGTTTGGTGCGCACAGAGCGTCGTCGTGGTGGCAAACCGCAAGAGCGCACGCAGCAGCCTGACCCGATGCAAACCTCGGTGGGCTACATCGGTGCCGATAGTTACGCCATCGAACGTCAACGCAAAAAAGACGGCCAAAAAGCCTTCAAAGCTGGCCTCGTCGGTGGTCCACGCCCCTCTAACGGCGCACCACGTCGAGGCGGTTCAGCCGGCGGCAGCTTTGGTGGTGGCCGCTCAGGTGGTGGCAATCGTGGCCAGGGCGGCCGAGGTGGCCGATAA
- the scpB gene encoding SMC-Scp complex subunit ScpB produces MNTVDAKRVLETALICSHQPIQIRDLRVLFADALGADTIRTLLEELQLDWAQRGVELVQVATGWRFQSRPEMREFLDRLNPEKPPKYSRAVMETLAIIAYRQPVTRGDMEDIRGVTVNSLVIKQLEDRGWVEVIGHRETVGRPSLYATTRQFLDDLGLASLDQLPVFDSDQAQANAFARLGEADPSLQLDMALEPTDGEAVVIEVPAADNADAPIFELSSPRDPASNGDETHEH; encoded by the coding sequence ATGAACACCGTGGATGCCAAGCGCGTACTTGAGACCGCCCTGATTTGTTCGCACCAACCCATCCAGATTCGCGATTTGCGCGTGCTGTTTGCTGACGCCTTGGGCGCCGACACCATTCGCACTTTGCTCGAAGAGCTGCAGCTCGACTGGGCTCAGCGCGGCGTTGAGCTGGTGCAAGTGGCCACAGGCTGGCGTTTTCAAAGCCGACCAGAAATGCGCGAGTTTTTGGACAGACTCAATCCTGAGAAGCCGCCCAAGTACTCGCGTGCTGTGATGGAAACTTTGGCCATCATCGCCTACCGCCAGCCCGTGACACGTGGCGACATGGAAGACATCCGTGGCGTGACAGTTAACTCTCTCGTCATCAAACAACTCGAAGACCGAGGGTGGGTGGAGGTCATTGGCCACCGAGAAACCGTGGGCCGTCCTTCGTTGTACGCCACCACGCGCCAGTTTTTGGACGACTTGGGTCTAGCCTCGCTGGACCAATTACCCGTGTTTGACAGCGACCAAGCGCAAGCCAATGCGTTTGCTCGTTTGGGTGAAGCCGATCCGTCTTTGCAATTGGACATGGCCTTAGAGCCCACCGACGGCGAAGCCGTGGTGATTGAGGTGCCCGCTGCCGACAACGCGGATGCGCCTATTTTTGAACTTTCCTCCCCCAGAGACCCCGCCTCAAACGGCGACGAGACACATGAACACTAA
- a CDS encoding RluA family pseudouridine synthase has protein sequence MLDEQSDFVEEADVETRELEIPTALHGERLDRALAVLLPEFSRSYSQQLLGDGFVSCVLPTPRVMTKASAKVRMGERYQLTLKPTPQSQAFKPENIPLNVIYEDEDLRVLFKPAGLVVHPAPGNWSGTLLNGLLAMDPQAVMLPRAGIVHRLDKDTSGLMIVARTRRAMDALVAMIAERHVHREYLAVAYRKWVGQPVRDVVAAIGRDYKNRLRMAVVDLERLPGKEAHTTFECLSSQEEACLVQCTLHTGRTHQIRVHMAHFGHPLVGDALYAGPMNMGIERQALHAFRLSFDHPISGEALEFEAPLPDDMVHLLAVLGLKRPESA, from the coding sequence TTGCTCGACGAACAGAGCGATTTTGTCGAGGAGGCTGATGTTGAAACCCGTGAGCTTGAAATTCCGACAGCGTTGCATGGTGAACGTTTAGACCGTGCACTGGCGGTGTTATTGCCTGAGTTTTCTCGCAGCTACTCGCAACAGCTCTTGGGGGATGGTTTTGTCAGCTGTGTGCTGCCCACGCCGCGTGTGATGACGAAGGCTTCGGCGAAAGTGCGCATGGGCGAGCGCTACCAGCTCACTTTGAAACCCACGCCGCAAAGCCAGGCCTTCAAGCCAGAAAACATTCCATTGAATGTGATTTATGAGGATGAGGATCTGCGCGTGCTCTTCAAACCCGCTGGCTTGGTGGTACACCCCGCGCCCGGTAATTGGAGCGGTACCTTGCTCAATGGCTTGTTGGCGATGGACCCGCAAGCGGTGATGCTGCCGCGTGCTGGCATCGTGCACCGCTTAGACAAAGACACCAGCGGCCTCATGATCGTGGCGCGTACCCGTCGCGCCATGGATGCTTTGGTGGCCATGATTGCCGAGCGTCATGTCCATCGCGAATACTTGGCTGTGGCCTACCGCAAATGGGTGGGGCAACCTGTGCGTGATGTGGTGGCCGCGATCGGTCGTGATTACAAAAACCGCTTGCGCATGGCTGTGGTCGATCTCGAGCGCCTGCCTGGCAAAGAAGCGCACACGACATTCGAGTGTTTGAGCAGTCAAGAAGAGGCTTGCTTGGTGCAATGCACCTTGCACACAGGTCGCACCCATCAAATCCGTGTTCACATGGCGCATTTTGGTCACCCGTTGGTAGGGGATGCTTTGTATGCGGGCCCCATGAACATGGGCATTGAGCGCCAAGCTTTGCACGCCTTTCGTTTAAGTTTTGACCATCCCATCAGCGGGGAGGCGCTTGAGTTTGAGGCGCCGTTGCCAGACGACATGGTTCATCTGCTGGCTGTTTTGGGTCTCAAACGGCCCGAATCTGCCTAA
- a CDS encoding outer membrane protein assembly factor BamD, which produces MALGLSTAILFTGCADSNYDPTKDWSNDKLFSEAKDELAAGAYDKAIGMYEKLEGRAAGTALAQQAQLDKAWAQYKTNEPVQAVATLDRFIKLHPASPALDYALYLKGLVNFNDNLGVMSSLAEQDLAERDPKQAKESFEAFRELVVRFPSSKYAEDARLRMAFIKNSLARSDVHVARFYFQRGAYVAAINRAQTTVQEYRDVPAVEEALFIMVQSYDKLGLVQLRDDTKRVLEKSYPNSTFVYPDRAAPKKSWWQLW; this is translated from the coding sequence ATGGCCCTTGGCCTGTCAACGGCCATTCTTTTCACAGGATGTGCTGACAGCAATTACGACCCAACCAAAGATTGGAGCAACGACAAGCTGTTTAGCGAGGCGAAAGATGAGCTCGCTGCAGGAGCTTATGACAAGGCCATTGGCATGTACGAAAAGCTCGAAGGTCGCGCTGCAGGCACCGCCTTAGCTCAGCAGGCGCAGCTAGATAAAGCATGGGCTCAATACAAAACCAACGAACCCGTTCAAGCTGTTGCGACGCTGGATCGTTTCATCAAACTGCACCCCGCAAGTCCAGCGTTGGACTATGCGCTGTACTTAAAAGGCTTGGTGAACTTCAACGATAACTTGGGCGTGATGTCGTCACTCGCTGAACAAGACCTCGCCGAACGCGACCCCAAACAAGCCAAAGAATCTTTCGAAGCCTTCCGCGAGCTGGTAGTTCGCTTCCCCTCATCCAAATATGCAGAAGATGCACGTCTTCGCATGGCGTTCATCAAAAACTCATTGGCGCGTTCTGATGTGCATGTGGCTCGATTTTACTTTCAACGTGGCGCTTACGTTGCAGCCATCAACCGAGCCCAAACCACGGTACAAGAGTACCGCGATGTGCCCGCAGTGGAAGAAGCGTTGTTCATCATGGTTCAAAGCTACGACAAGCTTGGATTGGTACAACTTCGTGATGACACAAAACGTGTCTTAGAGAAGTCTTATCCCAACAGCACCTTTGTCTATCCAGACCGGGCAGCCCCTAAAAAGTCTTGGTGGCAACTCTGGTGA
- a CDS encoding ATP-dependent DNA helicase has product MSHPLHDLVQEAFAPLGVLERATDHFTPRQGQTDMALAVADVVAHGGSLVVEAGTGVGKTFAYLVPALLSGERVLLSTATKALQDQLFARDLPRLVQALNLPIRLALLKGRSSYLCTHRMEMARRDTQISDRHTVHLLSRVETWSLSTRTGDLAELPGLDERSPLIPLITSNRENCLGSQCSKFKTCHVNAARREALGADVVVINHHLFFADMAVRETGMAELLPSVRVVIFDEAHQLNEVGVNFLGHQLGTAQLLDVTRDLLATGLQLARGLADWQGVCSGLERATRELRLIGGKRMGAVKLRWTEQAPEGIHVGAWMQSLEDVGAACVQALHALDTVSEIAPDFMRLHDRVAEMAKRVDAFLNPCAPDAVRWVDVSASQMRLMEAPLDIAETVRERLMTQSPVIEEDAVADADTRPRAWVFTSATLGDDPRLRWFTEPCGLESATVLRVSSPFDYPAQASLYVPRDIVRPNDPAHSSQVATIASNAVRCLGGRTLVLTTTLRALRVIGDVLKQQLEGSGVEVLVQGEWPKRHLMERFREGAHVGEAGCVLVASATFWEGFDVPGDALQLVVIDKLPFPPPNDPLVEARSKRLELQGRSPFNDYFVPEAVVALKQGAGRLIRTESDRGALVVCDNRLVTTGYGRRLIAALPPMRQVQTNEELVEALEALHQDFLTRVATKTF; this is encoded by the coding sequence ATGAGTCACCCTCTGCATGATTTGGTGCAAGAAGCTTTTGCACCTTTAGGTGTGCTCGAACGTGCCACCGACCACTTTACGCCTCGTCAAGGTCAAACCGACATGGCATTGGCTGTGGCCGATGTCGTGGCTCATGGCGGGAGCCTGGTGGTGGAGGCCGGGACGGGCGTAGGTAAAACCTTTGCCTATTTGGTGCCTGCTTTGTTGAGTGGTGAACGTGTCTTGTTGTCGACGGCCACCAAGGCCTTGCAAGATCAGCTGTTTGCGCGCGATTTGCCACGCTTGGTGCAGGCGCTGAACTTACCCATTCGCTTAGCCTTGCTCAAAGGCCGCTCGAGTTACTTGTGCACGCACCGCATGGAAATGGCGCGGCGTGACACACAAATTTCAGATCGACACACGGTCCATCTGCTGTCCCGCGTCGAAACATGGTCACTCAGCACACGTACGGGTGATTTGGCAGAGTTGCCCGGTCTGGATGAGCGTTCTCCATTGATTCCACTCATCACATCTAACCGTGAAAACTGTTTGGGTTCTCAGTGTTCCAAATTCAAAACTTGCCACGTCAATGCAGCTCGTCGTGAAGCTCTGGGGGCTGATGTGGTGGTCATTAACCACCATTTGTTTTTTGCTGATATGGCGGTCCGTGAAACGGGGATGGCCGAGCTGTTGCCAAGTGTGCGTGTGGTGATTTTTGACGAGGCGCACCAACTCAATGAAGTAGGCGTCAATTTTTTAGGGCATCAATTAGGCACAGCGCAGTTGCTAGATGTGACGCGCGATCTATTGGCGACGGGCTTGCAGTTGGCGCGCGGCTTGGCCGATTGGCAGGGCGTGTGTTCTGGCCTTGAGAGAGCCACGCGAGAATTGCGCTTAATCGGTGGCAAGCGCATGGGCGCCGTGAAGCTGCGCTGGACGGAACAGGCGCCAGAGGGTATTCATGTTGGCGCATGGATGCAGTCACTAGAAGATGTCGGTGCAGCATGTGTGCAAGCGCTTCACGCGCTAGACACCGTCAGTGAAATTGCGCCTGACTTCATGCGCTTGCATGACCGTGTGGCTGAAATGGCCAAGCGTGTGGATGCCTTCTTGAACCCTTGTGCCCCTGATGCTGTGCGTTGGGTGGATGTGAGTGCATCGCAAATGCGCTTGATGGAAGCGCCTTTGGACATCGCAGAGACAGTGCGTGAGCGCTTGATGACGCAGTCGCCTGTCATCGAAGAAGATGCCGTGGCTGATGCAGATACACGCCCTCGGGCTTGGGTGTTTACCTCGGCGACCTTGGGGGATGATCCACGCTTGCGTTGGTTCACGGAGCCATGTGGCTTAGAGTCTGCGACCGTGCTGCGCGTGAGCAGCCCGTTTGATTACCCTGCACAAGCATCGTTGTATGTGCCGCGAGATATCGTGCGTCCAAACGATCCCGCGCACAGTTCACAAGTTGCGACCATTGCCAGCAATGCGGTGCGTTGTTTAGGGGGGCGCACCTTGGTGCTCACCACCACCTTACGCGCTTTGCGTGTGATTGGTGATGTGCTGAAGCAGCAGCTTGAAGGCTCAGGGGTTGAGGTGTTGGTGCAGGGCGAATGGCCTAAGCGCCATCTGATGGAGCGGTTTCGTGAAGGTGCTCATGTGGGAGAGGCGGGCTGTGTCTTGGTCGCCTCGGCCACTTTTTGGGAAGGGTTTGATGTGCCGGGTGATGCGCTGCAGCTGGTCGTTATCGACAAGCTGCCGTTTCCGCCACCCAATGACCCCTTGGTCGAAGCACGCAGCAAGCGATTGGAGTTGCAAGGTCGCAGCCCTTTCAACGACTATTTTGTACCTGAAGCCGTGGTGGCTTTGAAGCAAGGGGCCGGACGTTTGATTCGCACGGAGTCCGATCGAGGGGCATTGGTGGTGTGCGACAACCGTTTGGTTACCACAGGCTACGGCCGCCGCTTGATCGCCGCGTTGCCGCCAATGCGTCAGGTGCAGACGAATGAGGAATTGGTTGAAGCGCTCGAGGCGCTTCACCAAGACTTTCTCACCAGAGTTGCCACCAAGACTTTTTAG
- the zapE gene encoding cell division protein ZapE — translation MSEHKPVYQNYLRELEARGFQSDPAQLRAIEALERCAADWDAYRAKRSNALKKLVNRSEIPKGVYMFGGVGRGKSFLMDCFFEAVSIKRKTRLHFHEFMREVHRELRDLQGTVNPLDVLGKNISKRYKLICFDEFHVADITDAMILHRLLVSLFDNGVGFVTTSNFEPNGLYPNGLHRDRILPAIDLLNERMQVLNVDNGTDYRRRTLEQVDLYLQPLGEATDAKMTEAFNRLAECQDEDPILHIEARKIKARRRAGGVVWFDFKDLCGGPRSQNDYLEIASQFHTVLLSDVPHMPVNRASEARRFTWLVDVLYDRRVKLMMSAAVSPEELYTEGPMSHEFPRTVSRLNEMQSAEFLALERRTVDTGLT, via the coding sequence ATGTCAGAGCACAAACCTGTTTACCAAAATTACCTCAGAGAACTTGAGGCACGAGGCTTTCAAAGTGACCCTGCGCAATTGCGCGCCATTGAGGCGCTTGAGCGTTGCGCGGCCGACTGGGATGCGTATCGTGCGAAGCGTTCGAACGCATTGAAAAAGCTCGTCAATCGATCCGAGATTCCAAAAGGCGTTTATATGTTCGGTGGGGTAGGGCGCGGTAAGAGCTTTTTGATGGATTGCTTTTTTGAAGCGGTGTCCATCAAGCGCAAAACCCGTTTGCACTTTCACGAATTCATGCGTGAAGTTCATCGTGAGTTGCGTGACTTGCAAGGCACAGTAAATCCGCTGGATGTGTTGGGTAAAAACATTTCCAAACGCTACAAACTCATTTGCTTTGACGAGTTTCATGTGGCTGACATCACCGATGCCATGATCTTGCATCGTTTGCTGGTGTCTTTGTTTGACAACGGCGTGGGCTTTGTCACGACATCTAACTTCGAGCCCAATGGTTTGTATCCCAATGGCTTGCACCGTGACCGCATCTTGCCCGCGATTGATTTGCTCAACGAGCGCATGCAAGTGCTCAATGTGGACAACGGCACCGACTACCGCCGTCGCACCTTAGAACAAGTGGATCTGTACTTGCAGCCTCTAGGTGAAGCCACCGATGCCAAGATGACAGAAGCGTTCAACCGTTTGGCGGAATGTCAAGATGAAGACCCCATATTGCATATCGAGGCACGCAAAATCAAAGCACGTCGCCGCGCTGGTGGTGTGGTGTGGTTTGATTTCAAAGATCTGTGTGGCGGTCCTCGCTCGCAAAATGATTACTTAGAAATTGCGAGCCAGTTTCATACTGTGTTGCTGAGTGATGTGCCGCACATGCCAGTGAACCGTGCTTCTGAGGCACGTCGTTTCACTTGGTTGGTGGACGTGTTGTACGACCGTCGCGTCAAGCTCATGATGTCTGCGGCTGTATCCCCTGAAGAGCTTTACACAGAGGGGCCGATGTCGCACGAGTTTCCACGTACGGTGTCGCGTTTGAACGAGATGCAATCGGCCGAGTTCTTGGCGCTAGAACGTCGCACCGTGGATACGGGGCTCACATGA
- the lpdA gene encoding dihydrolipoyl dehydrogenase codes for MSKQFDVVVIGGGPGGYIAAIRAAQLGFQVACIDEWKNAAGGPAPGGTCTNVGCIPSKALLQSSEHFEHANHHFEEHGITAKDVKMDVAKMIARKDNVVKQNNDGILYLFKKNKVTFFHGRGSFAGKAEGGYTINVAGKTEEAITAKQVIIATGSNARALPGTPFDEVNVLSNDGALRVGAVPKKLALIGSGVIGLEMGSVWRRLGAEVTILEGLPTFLGAVDEQIAKEAKKAFDKQGLKIELGVKVGEIVNGKKGVTVNYTNAKGEAVVLDADKLIVSIGRVPNTIGLNPEAIGLQLDERGAIVVDGDCKTNVPGVWAVGDVVRGPMLAHKAEEEGVAVAERIAGQHGHVNFNTIPWVIYTSPEIAWVGRTEQQLKEQGVAYKAGTFPFLANGRARALGDTTGMVKFLADATTDEILGVHMVGPQVSELISEAVVAMEFKASAEDIARICHAHPSLSEATKEAALAVDKRTLNF; via the coding sequence ATGAGCAAACAATTCGACGTCGTCGTCATTGGTGGTGGCCCCGGTGGCTACATCGCAGCCATTCGCGCTGCACAACTCGGTTTCCAAGTCGCTTGTATCGACGAGTGGAAAAACGCAGCCGGTGGCCCCGCACCCGGCGGCACCTGTACCAACGTGGGTTGCATTCCTTCTAAGGCTTTGCTGCAGTCCAGCGAACACTTTGAGCATGCCAACCATCATTTCGAAGAGCACGGCATCACAGCCAAGGACGTGAAGATGGATGTGGCCAAGATGATTGCCCGCAAGGACAACGTTGTGAAGCAAAACAATGACGGCATCTTGTACTTGTTCAAGAAAAACAAGGTCACGTTCTTCCACGGTCGTGGCAGCTTTGCTGGCAAAGCCGAAGGCGGTTACACCATCAACGTGGCTGGCAAAACCGAAGAGGCCATCACGGCCAAGCAAGTCATCATCGCCACAGGCTCGAATGCCCGTGCGTTGCCTGGTACACCGTTTGACGAAGTCAACGTGTTGTCCAACGACGGTGCGTTACGCGTGGGCGCTGTGCCTAAGAAACTAGCCTTGATCGGCTCCGGCGTGATCGGTTTGGAGATGGGTTCTGTGTGGCGTCGTCTCGGCGCTGAGGTGACCATCCTCGAAGGCCTGCCCACATTCTTGGGCGCGGTGGACGAGCAAATCGCCAAAGAAGCCAAGAAGGCTTTTGACAAGCAGGGCTTGAAGATCGAGTTGGGCGTGAAGGTCGGCGAGATCGTCAACGGCAAGAAGGGCGTGACCGTCAACTACACCAACGCCAAAGGCGAAGCGGTGGTGCTCGACGCAGACAAGCTCATTGTGTCGATCGGTCGCGTGCCCAACACGATTGGTCTGAACCCAGAAGCGATTGGCTTGCAGCTCGACGAACGCGGCGCGATTGTGGTGGACGGCGACTGCAAAACCAACGTTCCTGGCGTGTGGGCGGTGGGCGACGTGGTGCGTGGCCCGATGCTCGCGCACAAAGCCGAAGAAGAGGGCGTTGCTGTGGCCGAGCGCATCGCAGGCCAACACGGTCACGTCAACTTCAACACCATTCCCTGGGTCATCTACACCAGCCCCGAAATCGCTTGGGTGGGCCGCACAGAGCAGCAGCTGAAAGAGCAAGGCGTGGCGTACAAGGCTGGCACGTTCCCGTTCCTCGCGAACGGCCGTGCGCGCGCTTTGGGCGACACCACCGGTATGGTGAAGTTCTTGGCCGATGCCACGACCGATGAAATTTTGGGCGTGCACATGGTGGGTCCACAAGTGTCAGAGTTGATCTCTGAAGCCGTGGTGGCGATGGAGTTCAAAGCTTCTGCTGAAGACATTGCACGCATTTGCCACGCACATCCCTCGTTGAGCGAAGCGACCAAAGAAGCGGCTTTGGCCGTGGATAAGCGCACCTTGAACTTCTAA